A genomic stretch from Arachis stenosperma cultivar V10309 chromosome 3, arast.V10309.gnm1.PFL2, whole genome shotgun sequence includes:
- the LOC130970616 gene encoding alpha,alpha-trehalose-phosphate synthase [UDP-forming] 1-like, which translates to MRGNNYNCIPITPRSRLERLLRERELRKSNKYFEETRDGNKEAEQVYSDSLTESDSFNSLNEEDISEALAVAKVFPDRSQRPEERPRKQRLLVVANRLPVSAVREGEDSFHLEISVGGLVSALLGVKEFETRWIGWAGVNVSDGVGQKALTKALAEMRCIPVFLDEQIVNQYYNGYCNNILWPLFHYLGLPQEDRLATTRSFQSQFDAYKKANQMFADVVNRYYKEGDVVWCHDYHLMFLPKCLKEYNDKMKVGWFLHTPFPSSEIHRTLPSRTELLRSVLAADLVGFHTYDYARHFVSACTRILGLEGTPEGVEDQGKLTRVAAFPIGIDSDRFIRALELPEVQEHMKELKERFAGRKVMLGVDRLDMIKGIPQKILAFEKFLEENPRWRDKVVLLQIAVPTRTNVPDYQKLTSQVHEIVGRINGRFGTLTAVPIHHLDRSLDFYALCALYAVTDVALVTSLRDGMNLVSYEFVACQASKKGVLILSEFAGAAQSLGAGAILVNPWNVTEVAASIGYALDMPADEREKRHLVNFKHVTTHTSQEWAATFVSELNDTIVEAQLRTRQVPPLLPKGVAVDCYSKSNNRLIILGFNATLTEPVDALGRGGQIREMELKLHPNIKKPLKKLSDDPKTTIVVLSGSDRTVLDKNFREYNMWLAAENGMFLRHTSGEWMTTMPENLHMDWVDSVKHVFEYFTERTPRSHFELRETSVVWNYKYADIEFGRLQARDLLQHLWTGPISNASLDVVQGGRSVEVRAIGVSKGAAIDRILGEIVHDKGMKAPIDYVLCIGHFLAKDEDVYKFFEPELPCESSPLARAMPSNSLRSSPLPKFPVSKNGSKAARYKKQRSMSTIEKLEIDHARGDPWIPTYHDRTSLHEGSSVLDLQGDNYFSCAVARKRSSARYLLKTSDDVVNLLSNMADHSSTRST; encoded by the exons ATGCGGGGGAACAATTATAACTGCATTCCTATAACACCCAGATCGAGATTAGAGAGGCTACTGAGGGAGAGAGAGCTaagaaagtcaaacaagtaTTTTGAGGAGACAAGAGATGGCAACAAAGAAGCGGAACAAGTTTATAGTGACTCGTTAACAGAGAGCGACAGTTTTAATTCTCTCAATGAGGAAGACATTTCTGAAGCACTTGCTGTTGCGAAAGTATTTCCAGATAGAAGTCAAAGGCCGGAGGAGCGGCCACGCAAACAACGGTTGTTGGTGGTAGCTAATAGGTTGCCTGTCTCAGCTGTTAGGGAGGGTGAGGACTCATTCCACCTTGAGATCAGTGTTGGCGGCCTAGTCAGTGCACTTTTAG GTGTAAAGGAGTTTGAAACTAGATGGATTGGGTGGGCTGGTGTGAATGTATCTGATGGTGTTGGGCAGAAAGCATTGACTAAAGCTTTAGCTGAAATG AGATGCATTCCAGTTTTTCTTGATGAGCAGATTGTGAATCAATACTATAACGGTTACTGCAACAACATCTTATGGCCTCTTTTTCATTATCTTGGGCTTCCACAAGAAGACAGACTTGCTACCACTCGCAGCTTCCAATCTCAATTTGATGCATATAAGAAGGCAAACCAGATGTTTGCTGATGTAGTAAATAGGTACTATAAGGAAGGAGATGTTGTTTGGTGCCATGATTACCATCTAATGTTCCTTCCAAAATGTTTAAAAGAATACAATGACAAAATGAAAGTTGGCTGGTTTCTTCATACTCCCTTTCCTTCCTCGGAAATACATAGGACTCTGCCATCAAGAACAGAGCTATTGAGATCTGTACTTGCTGCTGACTTGGTGGG ATTCCATACTTATGATTATGCCAGACATTTTGTAAGTGCTTGTACTCGCATTCTTGGGCTTGAAGGGACACCTGAAGGAGTAGAAGATCAAGGGAAGCTAACTCGTGTGGCTGCG TTTCCTATTGGGATTGATTCTGATCGGTTTATTCGAGCCCTTGAACTCCCTGAAGTCCAGGAGCACATGAAAGAACTGAAAGAAAGATTTGCAGGCAGAAAG GTAATGTTGGGCGTTGATCGTCTTGATATGATAAAAGGAATTCCGCAGAAGATATTGGCATTTGAAAAGTTCCTTGAGGAGAACCCACGCTGGCGTGATAAAGTTGTCTTGTTGCAAATTGCTGTACCAACTAGGACAAATGTTCCTGATT ATCAAAAGCTTACAAGTCAGGTGCATGAGATTGTTGGCCGCATCAATGGAAGATTTGGAACCCTTACGGCTGTTCCAATACACCATCTG GATCGATCACTTGACTTCTATGCATTATGTGCACTTTATGCTGTTACTG ATGTAGCACTTGTTACATCTCTAAGGGATGGAATGAATCTTGTCAGCTATGAATTCGTTGCATGTCAAGCTTCCAAGAAAGGGGTTCTCATTTTAAGTGAG TTTGCAGGTGCTGCACAGTCTCTTGGTGCTGGTGCTATCTTGGTAAATCCATGGAATGTCACAGAGGTTGCTGCTTCTATTGGTTATGCACTGGATATGCCAGccgatgaaagagaaaaacggCATCTAGTTAACTTCAAGCACGTGACAACTCACACTTCACAAGAATGGGCAGCAACTTTTGTGAG TGAACTGAATGATACGATTGTCGAAGCGCAGCTTAGGACAAGACAAGTTCCACCATTACTTCCCAAGGGAGTGGCAGTTGATTGTTACTCAAAATCTAATAACCGATTAATTATACTG GGTTTCAATGCCACTTTGACAGAACCAGTGGATGCCCTTGGAAGGGGTGGTCAAATTAGAGAAATGGAACTTAAATTGCACCCAAATATAAAGAAGCCTTTAAAGAAGTTGTCTGATGATCCAAAGACAACAATTGTTGTTCTGAGTGGGAGTGATCGAACTGTCCTGGACAAA AATTTCAGGGAATACAATATGTGGTTAGCAGCAGAAAATGGAATGTTTCTACGGCATACTTCAGGTGAATGGATGACAACCATGCCTGAAAATTTACATATGGATTGGGTTGATAGCGTAAAG catGTTTTTGAGTATTTTACCGAAAGAACTCCGCggtctcattttgagcttcGTGAGACTTCAGTTGTATGGAATTACAAGTATGCAG ATATTGAGTTTGGAAGGCTTCAAGCAAGAGATCTGCTTCAGCATCTTTGGACAGGACCGATATCCAATGCATCTCTTGACGTTGTCCAAGGTGGTCGATCTGTTGAGGTCAGGGCAATTGGTGTCTCAAAG GGAGCAGCTATTGATCGCATCTTAGGAGAGATCGTTCATGACAAAGGAATGAAGGCTCCAATTGATTATGTCTTATGCATCGGGCACTTTCTAGCAAAG GATGAAGATGTCTATAAATTTTTTGAACCTGAGCTTCCTTGTGAATCATCACCATTAGCACGAGCTATGCCTTCCAATTCTTTAAGGTCATCACCTCTGCCAAAATTTCCAGTCAGCAAAAATGGGTCCAAGGCAGCTCGCTATAAGAAGCAACGTTCAATGTCAACCATAGAAAAGTTAGAAATCGATCATGCAAGGGGCGATCCATGGATACCAACTTATCATGATAGAACATCACTACATGAGGGCTCTTCAGTGCTCGATCTTCAAGGCGATAATTACTTCTCTTGTGCTGTTGCACGCAAGAGATCAAGTGCACGCTACTTACTCAAAACCTCAGATGATGTTGTCAATCTCTTAAGTAACATGGCAGATCATTCATCAACACGATCAACTTAA
- the LOC130970728 gene encoding exonuclease 1, whose product MGIQGLLPQLKSIMAPIHIKELEGCSVAVDTYSWLHKGALSCSTHLCKNIPTTRHIEYCMHRVNLLRHFGINPILVFDGGLLPMKAEQENKRARVRKENFARAVEHESNGNNTAAFECYQKAVDISPLIARDLIQVLRQENVQYIVAPYEADAQMAFLAISGQVDAVITEDSDLIPFGCPRIIFKMDKFGQGVEFQYSMLQKNKELCFEGFDRQMLLEMCILSGCDYLQSLPGMGLKRAHAIIKRFKSYDKVLKHLRYSGVSVPPLYEESFRKAILTFHFQRVYDPINENVIHLSNIPDDIGDELDFLGPSLPKDIAQGIAKGDLDPFTKMPFEGAILNPGLATAGTSQFKTIHSESVKKKIDLPVQKNLLTKYFCFASVEAKRNFRAPRVQPTAANHGTFDSSFINSMDHETSEATASKTKNSAATLVDSENSDPDSSPPPANDFIENSLATNFSEYMKSPSHVSMVGERNRSPENTALRQVRQPIHKPCVGLHKEHEHALVQDTIESKTKEVTRKVIVRSAYFQHNKVEKNDYDDKQAHPSEAGTLIGEKKNSISDGDSSGNLVKNKDLKRKTSPNDNIQNENLQPRSICPTSPPHDNGYSDHNVDTPDGKNNNGEEKFGVNISHLGHYSEIAEKSVERFASVISSFRCSSGSRASGLRAPLRDVRNSCNNRPTNVDFGQYAYVSKQRKTSRTKLD is encoded by the exons ATGGGAATACAGGGTTTGTTGCCGCAGTTGAAATCGATAATGGCTCCGATTCACATAAAGGAGCTTGAGGGGTGCTCTGTTGCGGTGGACACGTATTCATGGCTCCACAAAGGCGCACTCTCTTGCAGCACCCACCTCTGCAAAAACATTCCCACAACCAG GCACATTGAGTATTGCATGCATAGAGTGAATTTGCTGCGCCATTTTGGTATTAACCCCATTCTTGTATTTGACGGTGGACTTCTACCCATGAAGGCCGAACAAGAGAATAAGCGTGCCAG GGTAAGAAAGGAAAATTTCGCACGAGCTGTTGAACATGAGTCAAATGGAAATAACACTGCTGCTTTTGAGTGCTACCAGAAAGCTGTTGATATTTCACCTCTCATTGCGCGCGACCTAATTCAG GTATTGAGGCAGGAGAATGTGCAATATATTGTAGCTCCTTATGAGGCTGATGCTCAGATGGCTTTCTTGGCCATTAGTGGACAGGTTGATGCAGTTATAACTGAAGATTCTGATCTTATACCATTTGGATGCCCAAGG ATTATCTTCAAAATGGACAAGTTTGGACAAGGAGTTGAGTTTCAGTACTCCATGTTACAGAAGAATAAGGAGCTTTGTTTTGAAGGATTTGACAGGCAAATGCTTCTCGAAATGTGTATCTTGAGTGGCTGCGACTATCTTCAGTCCTTGCCAGGTATGGGCCTGAAAAGAGCTCATGCAATcattaaaagatttaaaagttATGACAAG GTTCTTAAGCACTTGAGATACAGTGGTGTTTCTGTGCCTCCCTTATACGAAGAGTCGTTCAGGAAGGCTATATTGACTTTCCACTTTCAACGGGTGTATGATCCAATTAATGAAAACGTTATTCATTTATCGAATATACCTGATGATATTGGTGACGAGTTAGATTTTTTAGGCCC ATCACTGCCAAAAGATATAGCACAAGGCATAGCAAAAGGAGATCTCGATCCATTTACCAAAATGCCATTTGAG gGGGCGATTCTTAATCCCGGATTAGCAACTGCTGGAACTTCACAATTTAAAACTATTCATTCTGAAAGTGTGAAGAAAAAGATTGATCTGCCTGTGCAAAAGAATCTCTTGACTAAGTATTTTT GTTTTGCATCTGTTGAAGCAAAAAGGAATTTCAGAGCACCTCGGGTACAACCCACCGCTGCTAATCATGGTACATTTGATTCCTCTTTTATCAATTCTATGGATCACGAAACTTCAGAGGCTACAGCTAGCAAGACAAAGAACTCCGCTGCCACTTTAGTTGACTCCGAGAATTCGGACCCTGACAGTAGCCCTCCTCCTGCAAATGACTTT aTTGAAAACAGCTTAGCAACCAATTTTTCTGAGTATATGAAATCTCCATCTCATG TTTCTATGGTGGGTGAAAGAAACAGAAGTCCTGAAAATACAGCACTACGACAAGTTAGGCAGCCAATTCATAAACCCTGTGTGGGGTTGCATAAGGAGCATGAGCATGCACTTGTTCAAGACACGATTGAGTCAAAAACCAAGGAGGTTACAAGAAAGGTAATTGTAAGGAGTGCTTATTTTCAGCACAACAAAGTAGAAAAGAATGATTATGATGATAAACAAGCTCACCCGTCTGAAGCTGGCACTTTAATTGGTGAGAAAAAAAATTCCATATCCGACGGTGATTCAAGTGGCAATCTTGTGAAGAATAAAGACTTGAAGAGGAAAACCTCCCCTAATGACAACATTCAAAAT GAAAATTTGCAGCCGAGGTCTATTTGTCCTACATCACCCCCTCATGATAATG GTTACTCTGATCACAATGTTGATACACCAGATGGAAAAAATAATAACGGTGAAGAGAAATTCGGTGTAAACATTTCCCATCTAGGCCATTATTCAGAAATAGCTGAGAAATCTGTAGAAAGATTTGCCTCCGTGATCTCATCCTTCAGATGCTCTTCTGGCTCTCGTGCCAGTGGTCTCCGTGCTCCTCTAAGAGATGTTCGGAACAGTTGCAATAACAG GCCAACAAATGTGGATTTCGGACAATATGCATACGTGTCAAAACAAAGGAAGACCAGCAGAACTAAACTTGATTGA